One Roseimaritima multifibrata DNA window includes the following coding sequences:
- a CDS encoding arylsulfatase B, with the protein MCRFLVKTLANSQRLFGSRRTLPRHLLHQMTALAIPAFALLVSQTLCSKPLKAESNEPPNIVFILSDDMGWSEPGFNGGDPELTPNIDKLASQGVQLTQFYAHSVCAPSRGALLTGRYAFRNWMDWRSEDFGKPSYLKKLGLTLAKNERGEETRRIHALATDEQTIAEMLSEAGYFTSITGKWHCGEWLPENLPMGQGFDHQYGHYAWGIDYNHYTIPHNAPAKYAVYDWHRNQQPLQEQGYTTDLIANEVVRLLTERSIANMQQDANQPFFMYVPFNAVHGPIEEVPRYTDQYPARQAALKCLDDAIGRIIGAVDQNGFSNNTLVVFANDNGGLTEEMNHPFRGTKNTTFEGGVRVPCVMRWPGRIEAGTKNDGLMHLVDMLPTFAKLSGGTVEGPYKIDGMDMSDVLLKGKPSPRTEIVFEVGGSVRLPTIRSGDFKLMGQALYNIKTDPTEKNDITAEHPLLVKKLTDRLNQLSAQRPPLGEKTLLMDPPLPYVYGQAENKQAPDWLVDLVETIRKTQPAEWAPGETPWPQAPQGATMKYTGDGR; encoded by the coding sequence ATGTGCAGATTCCTTGTCAAAACGCTGGCGAATAGTCAACGATTGTTCGGTTCCCGCCGAACACTTCCGCGTCACTTGCTACACCAAATGACGGCACTTGCCATTCCCGCATTTGCTTTATTAGTCTCACAAACCCTCTGCAGTAAGCCACTAAAAGCCGAATCAAACGAACCACCGAACATCGTTTTCATTCTGAGTGACGACATGGGTTGGTCAGAACCTGGGTTTAATGGTGGCGATCCCGAATTGACCCCCAACATCGATAAACTGGCTTCTCAAGGAGTGCAGCTGACTCAGTTCTATGCCCACTCGGTTTGCGCCCCTAGCCGCGGTGCATTGCTCACCGGCCGGTACGCTTTTCGCAACTGGATGGACTGGCGAAGCGAGGACTTTGGCAAGCCCAGCTATTTAAAAAAGCTTGGTCTGACGTTGGCCAAAAACGAACGGGGCGAAGAAACTAGGCGAATCCACGCGTTGGCAACCGACGAACAGACCATTGCAGAAATGCTCTCCGAGGCGGGTTACTTCACCAGCATCACGGGCAAGTGGCACTGCGGCGAGTGGTTGCCTGAGAATCTGCCGATGGGGCAAGGCTTCGATCACCAGTACGGGCATTATGCCTGGGGCATCGATTACAACCACTACACGATTCCGCATAACGCTCCGGCAAAGTATGCCGTCTACGACTGGCACCGCAATCAACAGCCTCTGCAGGAACAGGGTTACACAACCGACCTGATCGCCAATGAAGTGGTCCGTTTGCTTACCGAACGATCAATCGCCAATATGCAACAAGATGCAAATCAACCCTTCTTCATGTACGTCCCCTTCAACGCAGTGCATGGACCAATTGAAGAAGTCCCTCGTTACACCGATCAATACCCTGCCCGGCAGGCAGCCCTAAAGTGTCTGGACGACGCGATCGGCAGAATCATCGGCGCTGTCGATCAGAATGGTTTCAGCAACAACACGTTGGTCGTTTTCGCAAACGATAACGGTGGATTGACCGAAGAAATGAACCACCCTTTTCGTGGCACAAAAAACACGACATTTGAAGGCGGGGTGCGAGTGCCGTGTGTAATGCGATGGCCCGGACGCATCGAAGCCGGCACCAAGAACGATGGTTTGATGCACTTGGTCGACATGCTTCCAACCTTCGCCAAACTGTCGGGCGGCACAGTAGAAGGCCCCTACAAGATCGACGGAATGGACATGAGCGACGTCCTTTTGAAAGGCAAACCAAGCCCTCGCACAGAAATCGTTTTTGAAGTGGGTGGTAGCGTGCGTCTGCCTACGATCCGGAGCGGCGACTTCAAGTTGATGGGACAAGCCCTATACAACATCAAGACCGATCCAACGGAAAAGAACGACATCACAGCGGAACACCCTCTATTGGTGAAAAAACTAACCGACCGCCTGAATCAGTTGTCCGCCCAGCGTCCGCCGCTAGGAGAAAAGACCTTGTTGATGGACCCTCCCCTCCCCTACGTCTATGGTCAAGCTGAAAACAAGCAGGCCCCGGACTGGCTGGTTGATTTGGTCGAAACCATCCGCAAAACCCAGCCCGCCGAATGGGCACCAGGCGAAACGCCTTGGCCGCAGGCGCCACAAGGGGCCACCATGAAATACACGGGCGACGGGCGTTAA
- a CDS encoding HpcH/HpaI aldolase family protein has product MPATFRQRFLSGERLLGTLLSIPSGAVAEILADTGFDWLFVDAEHGPLEVTELQTILQVVSRRVACLVRVPSQNEIPIKRALDLGAAGIIVPQVNTASEAERIVQLSRYAPLGARGVGIARASGYGLNLKPYVATANDTTTLVVQAEDIRAVENIEAIVKVPGVDGVLVGPYDLSASMGLMGQIDHPDVVAAIDRVTEVCQAADMKLGIFGVTSDSIAPYRDRGFTLLVAGVDTIVLGHGAAELLQQMKS; this is encoded by the coding sequence ATGCCCGCTACGTTTCGACAACGGTTTCTTTCCGGCGAACGCTTGCTGGGGACGTTGCTGAGCATTCCGTCCGGCGCTGTTGCCGAAATTCTTGCGGATACCGGATTTGACTGGCTGTTCGTGGATGCAGAGCACGGACCGCTAGAAGTCACCGAATTGCAAACGATTCTGCAGGTGGTCAGCCGCCGTGTCGCTTGTTTGGTGCGAGTCCCTTCGCAGAATGAAATCCCAATCAAGCGGGCGCTCGATCTGGGGGCGGCCGGCATCATTGTGCCTCAGGTCAATACGGCTTCGGAAGCCGAACGGATTGTCCAGCTCAGTCGTTATGCTCCGCTAGGTGCGAGGGGGGTGGGGATTGCGCGAGCCAGCGGTTACGGACTGAACCTGAAACCGTATGTTGCCACGGCCAACGACACGACAACCTTAGTCGTGCAGGCCGAGGATATTCGGGCCGTCGAAAACATCGAAGCGATTGTCAAGGTTCCTGGCGTCGACGGCGTCCTTGTCGGGCCTTACGATCTGTCGGCAAGTATGGGGCTGATGGGGCAGATCGATCACCCAGACGTGGTCGCGGCGATTGACCGCGTGACCGAAGTCTGTCAGGCGGCCGATATGAAACTCGGCATTTTTGGCGTCACCAGCGACTCCATTGCTCCATATCGCGATCGCGGCTTTACGCTGCTGGTAGCAGGAGTTGATACGATTGTTCTGGGCCACGGGGCCGCTGAATTGTTGCAGCAAATGAAGTCTTAA
- a CDS encoding sialidase family protein, producing MSSMKPFLNRIIPLLLFLSICLTGNLKAEDLPFLEPPQYIGPAKALQSVTNRAFAGIPSLAVSNGGRLWATWYAGKTPGEDQNNYVVLSTSGDGGATWKEVLVVDPDEAGPVRAYDPELWIAPDGKLRLVWAQAVGHLGDIAGVWFLEIEDPDAAQPRFGKPKRITDGVMMCKPLVLSTGEWALPASTWRATDESARMIVSADQGKTWTRRGGCNVPKNVRAFDEHMFIERRDKSIWLLVRTKYGIGESVSTDRGKTWPELTPSTIAHPSARFFIRRLASGNLLLVKHGPIDKKTGRSHLLAFVSKDDGKTWSGGLMLDERAGVSYPDGQQDADGVIHIIYDYNRTSDRQILFASFREEDAAAGKAVTDSVKLRQLVSQASGGLERKKGTPSPVKKHKDGKALKIEPAGALAIDDVAVHSFDVGATLFTDRGYTIAERPKALEGTDFLRVPLEGKKAVRCVRAGMVYFLSPEPGRNGDSQSQVLLDQGFEKVALPETRLFDPNRSANYCTLYQKQCKKSESIEFGKWAVPVFFRK from the coding sequence ATGAGTTCAATGAAACCTTTTCTAAATCGAATCATCCCGCTCTTACTATTTCTCTCAATTTGTTTGACAGGAAATCTAAAGGCGGAGGACTTGCCGTTTCTGGAACCGCCGCAGTACATCGGTCCCGCCAAGGCGTTGCAGTCTGTGACGAATCGGGCCTTCGCGGGAATTCCAAGCCTCGCCGTTTCAAACGGCGGGCGGCTTTGGGCGACGTGGTATGCCGGCAAGACACCAGGCGAGGACCAGAACAACTACGTCGTCCTTAGCACCAGCGGGGACGGCGGGGCCACATGGAAGGAAGTGCTTGTGGTCGATCCAGATGAAGCGGGGCCGGTTCGTGCCTATGATCCGGAATTGTGGATTGCACCGGATGGAAAATTACGGCTCGTCTGGGCGCAAGCGGTGGGACACCTGGGAGACATAGCCGGAGTTTGGTTTTTGGAAATCGAAGATCCCGACGCAGCACAACCACGCTTCGGCAAACCGAAGCGGATTACCGACGGTGTCATGATGTGCAAACCACTGGTCCTGTCGACTGGCGAATGGGCATTGCCGGCTTCGACCTGGCGCGCGACCGATGAAAGCGCTCGGATGATTGTCTCGGCCGATCAGGGCAAAACATGGACGCGTCGGGGCGGTTGTAATGTCCCTAAGAACGTTCGAGCGTTCGACGAACACATGTTTATCGAGCGGCGTGACAAATCGATCTGGCTGCTTGTCCGCACGAAATACGGAATCGGCGAGAGCGTCTCCACCGATCGGGGAAAAACGTGGCCTGAACTGACTCCCTCGACGATCGCTCATCCCAGCGCTCGCTTTTTCATCCGGCGGCTCGCGTCGGGCAATCTTCTGCTGGTCAAACACGGCCCTATCGACAAGAAAACAGGCCGCTCGCATTTGCTGGCCTTTGTTTCCAAGGACGATGGCAAGACTTGGTCCGGCGGACTGATGCTCGATGAACGAGCAGGCGTCTCTTACCCGGACGGACAACAGGACGCCGACGGCGTTATCCACATCATCTACGATTACAATCGCACCAGCGACCGGCAGATCCTCTTTGCCAGTTTCCGTGAAGAAGATGCCGCTGCCGGCAAAGCTGTCACGGACTCGGTGAAATTGCGTCAACTGGTCAGCCAAGCGTCCGGCGGGCTGGAACGCAAGAAGGGAACGCCGTCTCCGGTCAAGAAACATAAAGACGGCAAAGCACTCAAGATTGAACCGGCGGGCGCACTCGCCATCGACGACGTTGCTGTCCATTCGTTCGATGTTGGCGCGACGCTGTTTACGGACCGAGGCTACACGATCGCGGAACGCCCCAAGGCCCTCGAAGGCACAGACTTTCTTCGCGTCCCGTTGGAAGGAAAGAAGGCGGTGCGTTGCGTGCGTGCCGGGATGGTCTATTTCTTAAGCCCAGAGCCCGGTCGAAACGGGGACAGCCAAAGCCAAGTATTGCTCGATCAAGGATTTGAAAAGGTTGCGTTGCCAGAGACGCGCCTATTCGATCCCAATCGTTCGGCAAATTATTGCACCCTTTATCAAAAGCAATGCAAAAAATCGGAGTCGATCGAATTCGGCAAATGGGCGGTCCCCGTCTTTTTTAGAAAGTAA
- a CDS encoding tripartite tricarboxylate transporter substrate-binding protein yields the protein MAMNARLERRMLPAVFRLLWIAALACLVAGCHSDAEFPSRPVTLICPWSAGGGTDRLARQVAVLLEGELGVPVNVVNATGGGGVTGHTRGAVASPDGYTLTIGTVELNMLHHRGLSAVRPADFEPLGLLNQDSAAIFVRADSNWMSLADLEQSIAAAQRPLKASGTAAGGIWHVAMIGWLAMRDLPTDKVTWISINGAAPSLQELMAEGIDLVSCSLPEAKPLLEAGEIRCLGVMSPQRLPASPEIPTFAEQGIDWSLGSWRGLLYPKGVPPDRLATMRTAVRNVSRSDEFTRFMQQSGFHISLAEPDVFTELMDSTDRRFGETLSTPVFAEANRAAVGAWFFPGLLGVLALLVVVSGFKSIGSADSGGVARKGPIIWVVVGVLAFVWLSPVVGYLIATGILLFGLMFAFRAGRRTAAVVTLVAPPLLYQIFSGFLGVPLPWGWLGW from the coding sequence ATGGCGATGAATGCACGGTTGGAAAGACGCATGCTCCCTGCTGTTTTTCGGTTGCTCTGGATCGCGGCGCTGGCCTGCCTAGTCGCGGGATGTCATTCCGACGCAGAGTTTCCCTCGCGGCCGGTCACCTTGATCTGTCCCTGGTCTGCAGGTGGCGGAACCGACCGGTTAGCGCGTCAGGTGGCGGTTTTGCTGGAAGGGGAACTTGGTGTGCCGGTCAACGTGGTTAATGCAACCGGCGGCGGAGGCGTGACCGGGCACACCCGTGGTGCGGTGGCGAGTCCCGATGGCTACACCCTGACCATTGGGACGGTCGAACTGAACATGCTGCATCACCGCGGGCTTAGTGCAGTCCGACCGGCCGATTTCGAACCCCTTGGATTACTGAATCAGGATAGCGCCGCGATTTTCGTGCGTGCAGATTCCAACTGGATGTCCCTGGCCGATCTGGAACAATCGATCGCTGCGGCGCAGCGTCCTCTGAAGGCGTCGGGTACCGCGGCGGGAGGCATCTGGCATGTCGCCATGATCGGCTGGTTGGCAATGCGGGACCTGCCAACCGATAAGGTCACGTGGATCTCGATCAATGGCGCGGCACCGTCACTGCAGGAACTGATGGCGGAAGGGATCGATTTGGTATCCTGCTCGCTTCCGGAGGCAAAGCCACTGCTGGAAGCCGGCGAAATCCGCTGTCTGGGGGTGATGTCCCCACAGCGTTTGCCGGCGTCACCGGAGATACCAACGTTCGCCGAACAGGGGATCGACTGGAGTCTTGGAAGCTGGCGCGGCTTGTTATATCCCAAAGGGGTGCCCCCCGATCGCCTGGCAACGATGCGGACCGCTGTAAGAAATGTTTCACGCAGCGATGAATTCACGCGGTTCATGCAACAGTCCGGTTTTCATATCAGCCTTGCGGAGCCAGATGTCTTCACCGAATTGATGGATTCGACGGATCGTCGTTTTGGCGAAACGTTAAGCACCCCGGTGTTTGCCGAGGCAAATCGTGCCGCTGTCGGAGCATGGTTTTTTCCCGGACTATTAGGCGTGCTGGCGCTGCTCGTTGTCGTATCTGGATTCAAAAGTATCGGGTCTGCGGATTCAGGCGGCGTCGCAAGGAAAGGACCGATCATTTGGGTCGTTGTCGGGGTGCTGGCTTTTGTATGGCTCAGTCCGGTTGTGGGTTACTTAATCGCCACGGGGATTCTGCTGTTCGGTTTGATGTTCGCGTTTCGGGCTGGTCGCCGGACTGCGGCCGTGGTGACGCTGGTCGCCCCGCCGCTGCTCTACCAGATTTTCTCTGGGTTTCTCGGCGTCCCTCTGCCCTGGGGATGGCTCGGCTGGTGA
- a CDS encoding tripartite tricarboxylate transporter permease translates to MSEEFLQALSDVLGRWDIWLIVLASAVYGIFVGAIPGLTATMAVALFVPIAYWMDPVAALAAIVTMVACAIFSGDLPTVLLRIPGTPASAAYADDAYAFSKRGESERVLGLTLLCSAFGGLVGAVVMMLVGRQLARVASWFSVTEYFWLYLVGLACAVLVAHGPKSKALLSLLLGLFFSTIGLSAAHMEPRFTFGIPSLYQGISFIPAMIGLFGLSEVLLILSKGDVRSLSATNPSHPRRRWTAVLASTFREFGDRFRHHKAGTARSSLLGILVGMLPGAGADIASWVSFAASKRAASSKDLTETETEALHSIGDATTANNAALAGSWIPTLVFGIPGDSITAIVIGVLMMKNVTPGPQIFDEQSSLVFSIYLIFFLANLMLIPVGFLAIRLSGNILSIPRAILFPMIIVFCITGSFALNGSSFDVITMLMMGLIGFLLTRRGFPLGPVVLGIILGGPLEERFVQSLTASEGSPLGLVSRPLSMVLAFVFVGFVVAIWSSSRQERQRDSDTGLPPS, encoded by the coding sequence ATGAGCGAAGAGTTTCTCCAAGCGTTGAGCGACGTACTCGGACGTTGGGACATCTGGTTGATCGTCCTCGCGTCGGCGGTCTACGGCATCTTCGTCGGCGCGATTCCGGGGCTTACGGCAACGATGGCGGTGGCCCTGTTTGTCCCCATCGCCTATTGGATGGATCCGGTCGCGGCGCTGGCAGCGATTGTCACGATGGTGGCATGCGCGATTTTCTCCGGGGACCTGCCAACGGTTCTACTCCGCATCCCGGGGACTCCGGCATCGGCAGCCTATGCGGACGACGCGTATGCGTTTTCCAAGCGGGGAGAAAGTGAGCGTGTCCTCGGGCTGACGCTGCTGTGTAGCGCGTTCGGTGGTCTTGTGGGAGCGGTCGTGATGATGCTGGTGGGCCGCCAGTTGGCGCGGGTCGCCAGTTGGTTTTCCGTTACGGAGTATTTCTGGCTCTACCTAGTTGGCTTGGCCTGCGCGGTGCTTGTCGCCCATGGTCCGAAGAGTAAAGCCCTTTTGAGCCTGCTGCTAGGACTGTTCTTTTCCACCATCGGTCTCAGTGCGGCGCACATGGAACCTCGTTTCACCTTCGGCATTCCGTCACTGTATCAGGGGATCTCTTTCATTCCGGCAATGATCGGATTGTTCGGTCTGTCCGAAGTGTTGCTGATCCTGTCCAAAGGGGACGTTCGCAGTCTGTCCGCAACCAATCCGTCGCATCCGCGGCGCCGTTGGACTGCAGTACTTGCGTCCACGTTTCGTGAATTCGGCGATCGCTTCCGCCACCACAAGGCAGGCACGGCGCGGTCCAGCCTGCTTGGCATTCTCGTTGGCATGCTTCCCGGCGCGGGCGCCGATATCGCCTCGTGGGTGTCATTCGCCGCATCGAAAAGAGCCGCCTCCAGCAAGGATCTTACCGAGACTGAAACAGAGGCTCTGCATAGCATCGGTGACGCGACTACGGCGAACAATGCGGCTCTGGCGGGGAGTTGGATTCCGACGCTTGTGTTCGGGATTCCTGGGGATTCAATTACCGCGATCGTGATCGGGGTGCTGATGATGAAAAATGTGACCCCCGGTCCTCAAATCTTTGACGAGCAAAGCTCTCTCGTCTTTTCGATTTATCTGATCTTCTTTTTGGCGAATCTGATGTTGATTCCCGTTGGCTTTTTGGCGATACGGTTAAGCGGCAATATTTTAAGCATCCCCCGAGCGATTTTGTTTCCGATGATCATCGTGTTTTGCATCACGGGTTCGTTTGCGCTTAACGGCAGTTCCTTCGATGTTATCACGATGCTGATGATGGGACTGATCGGGTTTCTGCTAACCCGTCGAGGTTTCCCGCTTGGTCCTGTCGTTCTCGGGATCATTCTGGGAGGTCCCCTCGAAGAGCGATTCGTGCAATCGCTTACCGCATCCGAAGGGAGCCCCCTCGGGCTCGTCAGTCGACCGCTTTCAATGGTGCTGGCGTTCGTTTTCGTTGGATTTGTGGTTGCGATTTGGAGCTCCTCGCGGCAAGAGCGTCAACGCGACTCCGATACTGGTCTTCCCCCTTCGTGA
- a CDS encoding glycerophosphodiester phosphodiesterase: MNSLKSIFLLSLPLFVWVPQSNADEKKPFHFAHRGGAHEFEENTFFAFKSSYEKGIRGYELDVRMTSDGELVVLHDDSLDRTHQGSGPVEHLTAEEAKKIRSKKQNEPLLFLDTLLDYLKDKPGMYVEFEMKTSNKDLYSDSRIQDYVAKLHQAVTAFVPDGSTYIFTSFDQRPLKAIKQLDPEADIMLIKGGPLTPELMEAAKAIGSKRIAAKMEGTTRLAVQQAQKQGFTVTGWPGHNLGDYFLGLGLGVDAICTDVPVQVQEYIESKK; encoded by the coding sequence ATGAACTCACTCAAATCAATTTTTCTGCTCAGTCTTCCACTTTTCGTCTGGGTACCGCAGTCGAATGCAGACGAGAAGAAGCCCTTCCATTTTGCACATCGCGGAGGAGCACATGAATTCGAGGAAAACACCTTCTTCGCTTTTAAGAGCAGCTACGAGAAAGGGATCCGAGGTTATGAATTGGACGTGCGAATGACAAGCGACGGGGAACTGGTCGTGTTGCATGATGATTCGCTAGATCGCACGCACCAAGGCAGTGGGCCCGTGGAACATCTGACCGCAGAAGAAGCCAAAAAAATCCGATCCAAAAAACAAAATGAACCGCTGTTGTTTTTAGATACCCTGCTGGACTACCTGAAGGATAAACCTGGCATGTATGTGGAATTCGAAATGAAGACCAGCAACAAAGATCTTTATTCCGATTCACGCATCCAAGATTACGTGGCAAAACTACACCAGGCTGTCACCGCCTTCGTTCCCGATGGTTCGACCTACATCTTCACCTCGTTTGATCAACGCCCGTTAAAAGCCATCAAACAGCTCGATCCCGAAGCAGACATCATGCTTATCAAGGGCGGCCCCCTGACTCCCGAACTGATGGAAGCGGCGAAGGCCATCGGATCCAAGCGAATCGCCGCTAAAATGGAAGGCACCACTCGCCTTGCCGTCCAACAAGCCCAGAAGCAGGGTTTCACTGTAACCGGCTGGCCGGGTCACAACCTTGGCGACTATTTCCTCGGGCTTGGCCTAGGCGTGGACGCCATTTGCACCGACGTCCCGGTACAGGTTCAAGAGTACATCGAAAGCAAGAAGTAA
- a CDS encoding DUF1501 domain-containing protein, producing MSIDQERRDVVSRREMLLKAGGGFGALALAGMLQNGEANAATSSPKSPLSAKLTHHPGKAKSVIFLFMDGGPSHLDLFDPKPALDKLAGEPIPESFGRVITAMGEFDSPIMATKRKWKQHGEGGLWMSDWLPHTAKMADELAVIRSCWTNGINHSGGICQMNTGTQFAGRPSLGSWVTYGLGTENENLPAFVVMQEGSGRVINGARNWGTGFMPAIYQGTTMQRKGAPFADLVPPKNIATAQQRKELDLLSRLNREHAESREDNSDLDARIRSFELAFKMQSHAPEAVDLSQESAETHKLYGIDDKKTEGYGRNLLMARRLVERGVRFVQCYHGAGSKWDAHSNIEGNHSKMCGGMDLPVAGLLQDLKQRGLLDQTLVVWGGEFGRTPMSEKGNGRDHNPTGFTMWMAGGGVQGGQAYGTTDDLGLHAVEDRLHVHDIHSTILHLMGVDHKQLVYSHKGRPERIDQNEGRAYKQIVAS from the coding sequence ATGTCGATTGATCAAGAACGCCGCGATGTTGTCTCTCGTCGAGAGATGCTCTTAAAGGCTGGTGGAGGTTTCGGTGCGTTGGCCTTGGCGGGCATGTTGCAAAATGGCGAAGCAAACGCCGCGACATCGTCGCCAAAATCACCATTGTCTGCCAAGTTGACGCATCATCCTGGAAAAGCGAAGAGCGTAATCTTCCTGTTCATGGATGGGGGCCCAAGTCATCTGGACTTGTTCGATCCCAAACCCGCACTCGACAAATTGGCCGGGGAACCGATACCTGAAAGTTTTGGTCGCGTGATCACGGCGATGGGCGAATTCGATTCACCGATCATGGCGACAAAACGAAAATGGAAACAGCATGGAGAGGGTGGGCTGTGGATGTCCGATTGGCTGCCTCACACTGCAAAGATGGCCGACGAACTTGCCGTCATCCGCTCCTGTTGGACCAATGGTATTAACCATTCTGGCGGGATCTGCCAAATGAACACAGGAACTCAGTTCGCCGGACGACCATCGCTCGGCAGTTGGGTGACATATGGACTTGGTACCGAAAACGAAAACCTGCCTGCCTTCGTTGTGATGCAAGAAGGGAGTGGCCGTGTGATCAATGGGGCTCGAAACTGGGGTACCGGTTTCATGCCAGCGATCTATCAAGGGACCACGATGCAGCGAAAAGGGGCTCCGTTCGCAGACTTGGTACCTCCCAAGAATATCGCGACAGCGCAGCAGCGGAAAGAACTTGATTTGCTTTCGCGTCTGAACCGTGAGCACGCCGAATCACGGGAGGACAACTCGGATCTGGACGCCCGTATCCGCAGTTTTGAACTCGCATTCAAAATGCAGTCGCATGCTCCCGAAGCAGTCGACCTGTCGCAAGAATCCGCCGAGACGCACAAGTTGTACGGTATCGATGATAAGAAGACAGAAGGGTATGGACGCAACTTGTTAATGGCACGTCGACTGGTCGAACGTGGAGTGCGATTTGTCCAGTGTTACCACGGAGCGGGTAGCAAATGGGATGCTCACTCCAATATCGAAGGGAATCACTCGAAGATGTGCGGTGGCATGGATCTACCTGTTGCAGGACTCCTTCAGGACCTGAAGCAACGTGGTCTGCTGGATCAAACACTGGTCGTGTGGGGAGGCGAATTCGGTCGCACACCGATGAGCGAAAAAGGAAATGGACGCGACCACAATCCAACAGGTTTCACGATGTGGATGGCCGGCGGTGGAGTCCAAGGTGGGCAAGCCTACGGAACGACGGATGACCTGGGACTGCATGCAGTAGAAGATCGCCTGCATGTCCACGACATTCATTCCACCATCCTGCATTTGATGGGCGTCGACCATAAACAATTGGTTTATTCTCACAAAGGTCGCCCGGAACGGATCGATCAAAACGAGGGCCGCGCCTACAAGCAGATCGTCGCATCCTGA